The region TGGGGACTAAGTGGAAGCTAGAACATTTTAGAGTAACGCAAACATTAGTGAGAATCCAGTGTCTCAAAAAAACCTAATGTTTCCTTGAGACACAAGTATCAATACAAAAACACACACTATTATGACTCACTTCTGCACAAGTGATGGAAGAGATATGGCTTGATCTGCTAATATAGCAGCAAATGTACCTTCGATCACAAGTTTCAATATCAAGCAATTTACAGATGATCTTAAAATGCAGTCCTGTGACGACTATCCCTATCCCAAGTAATAGAGGGTCTCCTTTTGTCAAATGAGAGCTTTGGACTTAGCCCCTCCAATTCATCGTGTAGTATAGAACCACTGTACCTTTCATACTGCATGGGGTGATTAGATAAAATCCTTCCACTTTGGCTTCCCACATCATACCTAGGTGTCGTAGACATTTGACCAGAATCCATGATCAGGTCACCTTCAAGAATTCGAAGTACCTGAGACAAAACCAAAAATACTTGAGAATCAAGCCTAGTCATGACTTAGTTGCAAgaatcataatcaagaatgtAAAAAGTCGATGCAAAAGCAAACACTTACCTGAGACATTCGAGGCCTAGCCTCAGGATCCTGCCTTATGCACAAAGATGCAGCATGCAACATGCAATGCACCTCGTGCTCCTTGCAGCTGCTTCCTATCCGGGCATCTATTAACTCATCGACTGCACATTCTTCCAACAATGGACGTGCCTGAAAATAGGCTTGTTATCCAGGAACTTGTTCAAAGTACTGTAATGAAAGGAACATAGGAGTTTGTCGCAGTATTTGACCAAATAGGGTCGTCCAGTTCCTATAAAACCTATCACTAAAATACCCGTAGAGGGGATAAGAGCGGAGCGAAAATGGTTTTCCATGAGATCGGAAATGAAAACTATTTTCCCACATGAAGTTTGTGAATAATTGACTGTCTGATAATGAGCAAGGAATATCCGTCTTTCTGATAAACAGGATGGACTGAACTCATAATTCATTCGATGGACATCATGACAAATTCATGGATatttaaaaggggaaaaatggAAGGAGCTCCTGCATATCTGTATTGTTCCCCATTTCAGAACTAAACAGATGTAAAATAAGATGTCGAAGTATACCCATTCTGTGAGACACTGCTCGCCTTTAGGCCTGTTAAGATCCACTGCTTTACGACCAGTTACAAGCTCTACGAGCACCACGCCAAATGAGTAAACATCAGCTTTCTCAGTAATTTGGCCACTTTGAGTATACTCAGGAGCCAAGTACCTAAATACAGAAAATTAGCTTACTGGTTCTgcaaatgcatatcaaaataaaaatacaaacaaCTTTTCAAGGCCGAACCCAAATGTTCCAAGTACTCTCGTTTCAACACATGTATCACCATCCGGTTGCCATCTGGCCAAACCAAAGTCTCCGACCTAGAAGTCAAAGGTGAAGCAAGATTAATACAGTTTAAGTGCTGCTTCGACAAAGGTAGACATCTAAAGCACTATAAATGCAACTTAAGCAACCAATTTTAGGCTTCAAAAGTAATCAAGTATCATATTAGAAATACACCTAAAAGAAATGTCATACTTATTTAACTGCTTATTTATCTCTCCATCTTGTCAAGGGTAAATGGACAGGTAGATCCATGTAAGACAATATTGACAAGTAATTAGCTATCAAGAATAGATACACAGGAAATATGAGACTACTGGTGAAGAGTCTTTTTATGCTCTAAAGGAGCCTTGGCTAGAGGTAACATATATCTTGAAAAACTTGCTTAGTAAGAGATTTTCCACACCAGTGGTTCGAAGTCATGAGTGATGAGAATGTTGTTGGGTCTCATATCCCGATGGACAATGCAGCCAACTCTGCACTCTTCATGTAGATATCGCAAACCTCGTGCAGCTCCAACAGCTATCTTTTGACGTGCAGACCACTCCAAAGGTTCCCTATTGCGTCCTGTAAATACAGAAAGTGATGGTAAGTAATACAAATGCAAAATAGACTAATCTTAAATACCATTAAAAcccatttttataaattttattgtgCCTATAACTTTTCACAGATGCAAGTTCTACTTCTTATGTCACCAAATAATAAGTAGAAGCTCTATCTATCCTAACagtaaatccttttttttttttttttttttttttgaaactggtactattgaaagaaaaaggtgacagtactccctccattccataataagtgactttttaggcttttcattttgtttcaaaataagtggtgctttaggatttcaagaagaaattgatgttcttcttccaaaatgacccttatttacataatcaagaattattaagcttttctttttctaggcatttaattaggggtaagttagtaaaaacactcctaattttctaggagtgagcacttaaggggtgtgcataagcctaaaaagtcacttattatggaatggagggagtaaatcCTTACCTTCACTTTTAACTTGTTCTAGTCCATCTATCAACAAAGAAAActgataagaaaataaatttcaaaagagGTAAAATGGGATATCCATTCAGACAGACAGATATTCTTAGATTACTTGCAAGCACACATCTATATCACCATTATGTCACTGTTCATGCAAAGTAACCCTGCCAGCCTAAAAGAAGCCCATTTATTTATTAAGGCAATAATCAGCAGGTTCATCATAGTGTTTAAAGGACATAAACAAACATGAGTCCACGTACCATATAGATAAGAATCTAAAGAACCATTGCATATATATTCGTATACTAGCAATCTTCGCCTGTCTTCAATGCAGAATCCTATCAACATGACTACATTACGGTGCTGAGCACAGCTGAGCACTTCAACTTCCGAGCAAAATTCTTGATCCCCTTGAGAACTTGCCAATTTATGTTGCTTGACAGCAACAACTTGACCGTCTTGAAGGACTCCTCTGTGAACGGATCCATATCCTCCCTCAGCCAAGAAATTGGCTTGCGAAAATCCTCCTGTTGCAAGCTCCAACTCAGTATAAGTGAACCACCTCGGAGGTTTCCCAAATACAGGCGCCTTATGTTGACATATTGAACACAAGGGAGGAGGGCCAAGAGGTGCACTTCTGGTTAATGGACCTGATTCTCTAATATCATCTCTATAACTCGGAGATCCGGAATCAACTTCTATATCAAGCTTAGTCAACTTCTCCAGGAATGACATGGAGCTAATTCCCTGGCATTGAGAGAGTTGACAATGTGAATCGACACTGTCCACCATCCACGGTTGGAATCTTGAACTTGAAGAAGATAGATTTTCACTCTCactctctgaacttgaatcATCTAAATCTTGATCTTCCTTTAAGGCTAACAACTCCGCTTTATGCAACTCCCTATTTACTTCGGCGACCAAAAATGGTGAAGTTCCAGGATCCGAACTTGAAACTGATGAAGTACCAACTTCAGTAGCACTGAACATCTCTGGACTACTTGTTGGTGTTACTACTAACGGACCTCTAGAAGTATccaatgaataatttttttctagttcTTGTCCACATGATTGAGCTTGCTCTGAAGTTAACGAGACTGTGACATCAGGTTCCTTTTTAGGTGAACCGACTAAATTAAGGCGGAGAACTTTTGCTTGAGATCGCTTCATTACTACGATATTGCACTGCAGCTCTTGTATACAGCATTTCTTCTCATGTTTGAGATGTCTGGAAAAGTTCAAACAAGAAATGAGCAATAGCTTAGAGAATAAAAAGAATAACAAGAAgggatatttttcatttttggccctttgCCGAAATTAATTACGGGCGCTAGCCAAAGTATACAAAAAATACATACTGattgtatatattatatgtatatttatacttaatatacaaaacatatacatttgctggttattatttttttgagcggtccaaaaatgtaattatcccaCATAAACAAGGGATAACACtctgaaaatttcaaaaattacttGTCCAAAACGACCCAATTAGCTTGATTCCTCTTTGCCTCGGCAGCCACAGCTCCATGCGGTGAACCAGAAACAATTTTAATCTTCATGTTTGTCTGGTGAAGTGAATGAAAAGCACCAAGTTTTAGTATGTCAGTGTAAAATTACCTTATAACAATCTGCAAGAATAAAGAATTTTGGCATTAACCTTAGTGGGATCATAAACATCTTGGAGCTTAAGGATCATCTGAGAATAGGAATCTGTTAAGTCTGACTTTTGCTCAGTACTATTTCCAGAATGCGACTTCCGGTGACCATGGGCACAATCTCCAGCAAACATGGGGAAACTCCACATCTTTCTACCTAGAAAATTGTTCGCGAAAATCACTATAGTTATGCACATATAATTAGAACATCCAAGTTGCTAGACTTTTTTGTGGAAGCTTAGAAACACCAAAAACTGATAACAAGAAGCACTAGGTATTTACTTGTCAAGGCATATAATAATTCAGTAGAGATGCTTAATGGAAGCCCAATAGAAAAGCAGTAAAGACAAAAATGCAGGACTGGCTTCAATAGATTTCTGTTCAATTGCAGAGAAATTTTGTTATTCAATTAGGCAACACTTCAAGTACCTACTCTTTTTTTTCTGTTGATAACCATGGCGACCAGGCCAGTTATCAAGGTTATAGTCCTGATGTTATTACCGGTTTTAGCTAATAAGTTGAACCAAAAATGGGATAAATTTAATCCCAAAATTAAAACCGGGATAAACCACCTAATCCCTTGAACCAAACGGCCCCTAAGTACCTAATCTCAAAGCAAGTAAGAATACCAAATAGCTATATTCTATAGAAACTCCAGGATAACAAGCAGAAGTCAAAGAACAATCAAAACTTAGGAGTAATGTTGACATATACTTGAATAATGCATTTTAGTGCTTCCACAATGAGAGACCGAAGGAAATGGAAAATAAGTCAGATGAATGATCTACCAGAAGTTTGTGAAGGTACAACCACAAGAAGTGTAATGCAATCTCCAGGTTGAACAACATGAGTCAAAGCCCACACAATAGCATTCTTAGGTATCTCTTTTGATGCCTTAACAGCTACCATAACTTTCTCACAACTCTTATCCTCCAGCTTCCCTTTCTTCACCTCCCTACTCATTATCCCACAATAAGTTTCTAACCTTTGCcttcaaattttcaagaaaatcaaccCACTAAACCCATCACAGACACAAAACTAATTCTCTTTACAAAGACAAACTTTCATGTCTGCTTGACACAAAAACAAGATTCAAGGAACAAAACTTTATATGCATTATTGTGTTGTTTGGCCCACCATATACAACTGAAATTGCCACTATTACATCACAGTAGACAACTGATGAGACCCTTTTTAACAGCCAAGCCTTGTGGATTTTTAGGAGTAATCTTTGTTGTGTAaagtttatctttttttctgGTAAGTGGGTGTGATAAAGATTATGAGACAAATGGAAGTtccaaaaataagaaatatatgCAAAAAGAGTCCAAATTTAGCAGCAAAACAGCACCAATAATTCTGCAAAaaagactctttttttttttttttcggagaTGGCCTAATGAATCCAAGAGATTTGACAGAAGCTGCAGGCTCAAAGTACTGAATCATggaccaaaatcatcatatcatatgctataaaaatgaatgaaCTGTTCTTGCACAGATTTCTGAAATAATATACATTCAGATAACAACTACAACACCAAAAGCTACTTCTTTTATTAGGCTGCTTTCAAAATCAGAGAGTCAAAATTGGTGCCTCAGGTGAAATGAACTGTTTTCAAGATGCAATTATTGAATATACATTGACCCTTTTATGTTTACAGAAAAATGGAAATGCAAGGAAGTGTGTAATTAAGAATTCAGTCATGGAAAAGAACATAACTttacaaaattcaagaattccaAATGAGACAAGAGTTTATGCTTTCAGTGGCTATGGATGGTTTAGATAAAATAAATTAACTCCTCAACTTTCATTACAGAAGAAACCCAAGAAACTGAAATAAAATCCCAAAGTCAAAAAGTCTGTCATGCATTGAACTTCCTACTGAAAAACCCAACATCAACCTCTAAGCTTTGACAACAAGTTATGTTGGTCATTCCGCAATTATTTCTTATTGACTACTTGGTTTCTTGGATAATAAATGCATTGCATAGAGCCCGTTTgcattggcttataagttggtcaaactagcttataagtcatttttaacttatttgagtatttgataaaatagaaaacagcttaaattaagttaaaaagtgcttaaaataagccaaaaccaagaagttgttcaaccccaacttttttttttttttttttttggcttaaaagccatttgggtttgaccaacaactttatccttttatcccttatattttttgttaattccaatactacctttacttttaaaaatcttttaagcacttttatccaaacacgtaactgtttatttataaaataactttcagcacttaaaaagAACtttaaaagccactttttttcagctaatccaaacgggctcataattTCTAAGAAAAGTTGTTTGTTTACAAAAGTACCTCTATCTTATGTAGtaatacatttctatattaaaaataatttaacttaaaacttttccttttacacttaatgaaatgatttacagccgtATAAATATCTGTAACTTGTTaaagaccacaagtttcaaaagttcaTTCTTAAcctccgtgtctagtcaaacaaTATCACATAAATGAGAATGGAGAGAGTAGAAAAGGGGTTTGAGAACCATTAgggtatttttgtcatttttatttttttatctagggataactaatcccagtGCTATTATTTCACCATCTAGCAGGAATAATTTATCCCGTACTATTTCTAATCCTGGTATTACTTATCCAAgattagtaaccaaacaagagataAGACAATACTAAATATTTATACCAAAATTATTTACGTTTGTTCAacataccaaacaaccccttagaCTGCAACAAAAGATTTACAGGCAAAAGATAGGAGCATTAAACATAGTACTCGCTccgtacttttacttgtccacttttaaCTTTGCACacaaaaataaatgaagtttataatttatcaatatacccatattaattggtgcatatttttattgaatttaaaaattatttgaagtGAGTATTTAACACTatgggtaaaataggaaaaaaaaattatcttctcttcaaatgctaaaagtgacaagtaaaagtgaaaagttatttttaaaataacgGAGGAAGTAAGATATTATCATCAGACAGTTAAGAAAAAGGCGAGGTGCTTTAAAGAATACTCCACGCATTTCAGTTTAACTTTAGGAGTTAGTCTAATTTTGTcctttatgtattatgttaagCACTTATCATCCTTTAACTTTTCTAAAGTCGAGCAATTTGGTTTAACTAACAAAATACTAACAGAACTTTTAAAATCTAACAATATAGTTTTCCGCACTTTTGTGAGAACTCATGTGCATTCCAGGTGGTTACACTGTTGGATTTCCCAGTTTAGCAAAGTTAAAGGACGATAAGAACTTAGGCATCTCCAACCCATTGCACCATTTTTTGCATCAAAATGGTGCAAACATCAAAATGATGCAAATTAACTTCAACCCATTGCATCATTTTttgcaccaaaaaaaaatattccgtTTATATTCTTCCCGctcttttatattatattattttcttttacttaattttttttttaatttcataaaaaaaatcctttcttttttctttttcttttttacatatGCATCCCATGTAATTCATAATCCTTTGTTATATAATcgtttaatataaaattattttatatcataaaattttaaataatataaattgtaagcAAATATTATACGTTATACATATTAATGGATAATTCAAAAACGTGACGGCCCTGCAATAATTGCAAAACGAGATTGCAAAACTCCGAATGCACGTTCAACATCTTTTGGACATGATTCTTGTTTCGTCGCgaaatatttcttcttttgagATTGTGGCTCATGAATGGTTTGCACAATTGTAGACCATTTTGGATATATACTGTCAGCTAAACAATAACCCACATCATATTCGTTTCCTTGAATAACATAATGGGCGGGAGGAGCAATACCTTTAGCAAGATTGGAAAACAGATGTGACGATTCTAAAACATTAATGTCATTATTGGTGCCGGGCATACCAAAATATGCATGCCATATCCAAAGGTCATAATCAGCTACAACTTCAAGACTTATTGTTGGGCTACGACCTGCATATTGTCCAACCCATGCTATTGGACAATTTTTCCATCTCCAATGCATGCAATCTGGACTACCTAGCATTCCTGGAAAACGACGTTGCTCACCGATGTGAAGAAGCCTTGCAACATTGTTAGCTGTTGGTGATCTCAGATACTGCTGGCCAAAAACCTCTATGATAGCTCGACAAAATCTCTTCATGCTTTCAATTGCAGTTGACTCTCCAATTTTCACATATTCGTCAGTGGCATCCGCTGGCAAGCCGTATGCCAATATTGTGTTGTTATTGAACATTGTGTTATAATTGTGTTATATATTCgaaattattatgttattgaacattgtgttatttattaacaacatattatattttatatttgcacttttcattgtgatggttatattttttaatacaattataacttataataaaattaacttacaattttatataaaataatatatacgaaaattaatttataaaacttaCACTCCAAAaaagatgtaaaattaatattataagatattacataaaaaataattaggtatattaggaatctaaaattataaattaaaatttataatatgttaaattaaaagtgttatataataaaataataataataaaatattaatgaatAGTAACGGTGTAGATGAATAGGTATATTAGGAATCTAAatgtaaaattaaaatttataatatgttaaattaaaagtgttatataataataaaaaaaaaaattattaatgaaTAGTAATGGTGCAATGAATAGTGTTGCACCAAATTTGGTGCAACACTATTCATGCACCAAAATGGTGCAAAAAATAGTGCAAGGTTGGAGCTCCAAAACACCATTTTTTGCACCAAAATAGCATTTGGTGCAAAAAATGGTGCAAGGTTAGAGATGGCCTTAGACATGAAGGACGAAGTTAGACCACCTCCTAAAGTTAAGGGACAATTTTGGCtaaaagttttgtttcaaaataataCAGTCCCTTCGATAActttaataatataattttattacaCAAATGTTATGACATGTTTGAGATCAAGTTTTAAATGTTTGTTTATTTAAATTTCGTGTTCAGTCAAATAAGTTCACAAAAAAtgaaactgtcacgacccaattcgcgagTCGTGGTGGCCCCTACACTATCTCtccgagtaggcgaaccacattactaataacaagttaaataagcggaaaattaaataagaataagttatcaagtcttaaatacttatcatagctagaaatgtcacgacaaccccaaaatctggtcaaagggtacaagagcgctaacatagtTTAGAATAAAAGTCTAAAAATACCTGAAGGCTACATACTGTCTgtcgaacaaaaaaaaaaatagaattaaataaGAGGGTCCTTCAGGGGCCACGAATGACGaagtagctcaccctgaatCACCGAAAGATGTCACCCTCGCGTATCAGCCACGGGGCGTAGAACTGGAGCCTGGATCACACtctgcactcaacaaaagtgcagcaagagtagtatcagtacaacactagtaccggtaagcatcataggccgacaatgattagataacgcatgaagatgtggaaactaacaagtagcacGTAGAGCAAACAGGTATGGTCACGTATCTGACGAGTGTCTggcgtatatatatttttactcgTACTCTGTCAAATTATAGTATAGAAAGATGTCGAACCCACAGAGATTGGTTTATCTATTCTACAGACGtttcttattttaattactatttgAGAATATCAGAAGAGAGTTGATTGGTgaattaattaactaaaaatatgtaattaaagcAATGgagaaatattttaatttttcacaaaCGTACTAAAAGGTGTTGGGATCCGACTTCACTTGATATTTCTATTATAAAGTAAATTctttaatcttcaatttctaTTTCTCATAAATGTATAAATGCCTCTCACGattacatttatatattattacttaagttgaagaattaatcgCACTCCTCTCGGTTAtacaaattaattatcaaaatagtaatattaaaGCACCGAAATATATGCTTGAACCGAAACATGCTCTTTATAGTAAGTCCCTTTCGGTTACCTTACTTGCTATAACTAATCAATACACTATCCGCCTCTCGATTACAAATAAgtgtaaaattaattataacataaaagagatagatgtcactaaataaatattaacatCTATCAATACGACAATTAACTATGTTACTTCTTCCGCCTCTCTCGATTACGGTAATTAGTAACAAATTAATTGGTAGTATAAATTAGATAAAcgttaacaaataaaataacatttaACTGTAAAgcatataaaagttaaatagaAAGCTTCCGCTCAAACATGTGAAATTGAGGAATAATATTATCTACTATTATATAGAAATATCAAGATCCGTCATTCTCCCAACACAAGAAAAGTTACTCCATACTGGAGTTAGTACCGATAATGAAAATATCTTTGTccatcaaataagaaaatagaagaaatattcAAGAAGAATAATTCCGCTATTTAATTAAAAGCAGGAACTGGAATACTTTTCAACACcgaataattaaagaaatagtaGGAGAAGAAAGCTTCTAAGAATGGAAAGAATTATATTTGTCTCTTCTCCTCCGAATTGGTGTCTGAATTcctttcccaatttttttttgttgtctcCCAGCAGCTAAAACGATCTCTATTTATAGAGTCTTTCAAGGTCATTTATCTCTAGATTTGGCAACTTGTAGCTTGTAACTTGCAATTTGCAGTTGTGTTAACTTTAAATTGGTGTTCACTGCAGATTGTCTCCAAGTTGGCAAATTGCAACTTCATGTTTTAAAATTGGTTTCATGACCTAcaaattttcccttaaaatAATAGCCCACTTGCTTTAAAGTTGCATGTATATGGCAATAGGCTATAACGTATAGTAGCTCCTTTCcagcttttctttttccattttgtttCTGTTTCAATTTGACGGGTCCCACACTAAGGAAAACTTGCACAATTTGCTTTCCATTTTGCTGTACCTTTCGGTtcccctcttctttttcttttctcattcttcttcttgattttgctattttgatttatttattaaaattatggTGTCTCCTGCaaataaaatatagaaatattaatatttaaaattaaataacaacttaatttatatatgtatttttgtctTATCAgtatcatatatataagtaaagtgtaaaggaatcatgaaatcaaccaagacagatATAGTTCACCAGATGATCAGTCAAatatatgagtgaatgaatgcaatgcaatgcaacagtcacctctctcactccactctcgtacacacatgctaagggcagtGCCTCgaagccatgacccatgggggacccgcgaagtccatgtaccactcgtgctctgcGGCAGgaacctcggaggctatcaatcactctcaatctccagcaaagacctcggagtctctctgtcactctcaatctccggtaaaaacctcggagtctctcaatcactcaaCTCACCATCATCACAAGAATAATATGGAAGGCATGTCATACATGATACCAGTCTcatcaatatcaccaatatacaatcaacaaatacaagtcatattaatgttatcattccttttcatataatgagggagctagtatgtgacgtAGATACAAACACGTGATAATTACgtaaaaataacacatatggcgacaagcccacataaccgACAGAGCCAACCTAATTGGAATCCACCTccacttcatgcccgaaggcctatatcgtccccgtcactttctacaactacatacgattctctaatcagagtctaactaaagtagaccgtaacctacctcaatgccgagcgggtgccacgaacaatcaaactaatgtcTTCCCTTTGCGTAAAGCCTCTAaacgatcaaaatctataaaatatgcgatctacgttagaatacgaatctaaggacacccacattgctatatttatattcgaaACCCAAAAAC is a window of Lycium ferocissimum isolate CSIRO_LF1 chromosome 12, AGI_CSIRO_Lferr_CH_V1, whole genome shotgun sequence DNA encoding:
- the LOC132040068 gene encoding inactive protein kinase SELMODRAFT_444075-like isoform X1, whose protein sequence is MSREVKKGKLEDKSCEKVMVAVKASKEIPKNAIVWALTHVVQPGDCITLLVVVPSQTSGRKMWSFPMFAGDCAHGHRKSHSGNSTEQKSDLTDSYSQMILKLQDVYDPTKTNMKIKIVSGSPHGAVAAEAKRNQANWVVLDKHLKHEKKCCIQELQCNIVVMKRSQAKVLRLNLVGSPKKEPDVTVSLTSEQAQSCGQELEKNYSLDTSRGPLVVTPTSSPEMFSATEVGTSSVSSSDPGTSPFLVAEVNRELHKAELLALKEDQDLDDSSSESESENLSSSSSRFQPWMVDSVDSHCQLSQCQGISSMSFLEKLTKLDIEVDSGSPSYRDDIRESGPLTRSAPLGPPPLCSICQHKAPVFGKPPRWFTYTELELATGGFSQANFLAEGGYGSVHRGVLQDGQVVAVKQHKLASSQGDQEFCSEVEVLSCAQHRNVVMLIGFCIEDRRRLLVYEYICNGSLDSYLYGRNREPLEWSARQKIAVGAARGLRYLHEECRVGCIVHRDMRPNNILITHDFEPLVGDFGLARWQPDGDTCVETRVLGTFGYLAPEYTQSGQITEKADVYSFGVVLVELVTGRKAVDLNRPKGEQCLTEWARPLLEECAVDELIDARIGSSCKEHEVHCMLHAASLCIRQDPEARPRMSQVLRILEGDLIMDSGQMSTTPRYDVGSQSGRILSNHPMQYERYSGSILHDELEGLSPKLSFDKRRPSITWDRDSRHRTAF
- the LOC132039439 gene encoding uncharacterized protein LOC132039439, producing MFNNNTILAYGLPADATDEYVKIGESTAIESMKRFCRAIIEVFGQQYLRSPTANNVARLLHIGEQRRFPGMLGSPDCMHWRWKNCPIAWVGQYAGRSPTISLEVVADYDLWIWHAYFGMPGTNNDINVLESSHLFSNLAKGIAPPAHYVIQGNEYDVGYCLADSIYPKWSTIVQTIHEPQSQKKKYFATKQESCPKDVERAFGVLQSRFAIIAGPSRF
- the LOC132040068 gene encoding inactive protein kinase SELMODRAFT_444075-like isoform X2, producing the protein MSREVKKGKLEDKSCEKVMVAVKASKEIPKNAIVWALTHVVQPGDCITLLVVVPSQTSGRKMWSFPMFAGDCAHGHRKSHSGNSTEQKSDLTDSYSQMILKLQDVYDPTKTNMKIKIVSGSPHGAVAAEAKRNQANWVVLDKHLKHEKKCCIQELQCNIVVMKRSQAKVLRLNLVGSPKKEPDVTVSLTSEQAQSCGQELEKNYSLDTSRGPLVVTPTSSPEMFSATEVGTSSVSSSDPGTSPFLVAEVNRELHKAELLALKEDQDLDDSSSESESENLSSSSSRFQPWMVDSVDSHCQLSQCQGISSMSFLEKLTKLDIEVDSGSPSYRDDIRESGPLTRSAPLGPPPLCSICQHKAPVFGKPPRWFTYTELELATGGFSQANFLAEGGYGSVHRGVLQDGQVVAVKQHKLASSQGDQEFCSEVEVLSCAQHRNVVMLIGFCIEDRRRLLVYEYICNGSLDSYLYGRNREPLEWSARQKIAVGAARGLRYLHEECRVGCIVHRDMRPNNILITHDFEPLVGDFGLARWQPDGDTCVETRVLGTFGYLAPEYTQSGQITEKADVYSFGVVLVELVTGRKAVDLNRPKGEQCLTEWYFEQVPG